Proteins co-encoded in one Flavobacterium fluviale genomic window:
- the mutL gene encoding DNA mismatch repair endonuclease MutL produces the protein MSSIIQLLPDHVANQIAAGEVVQRPASVVKELLENAVDAKATDIKLIIKDAGKSLVQVIDNGVGMTVTDARLCFARHATSKIRQAEDLFSLGTKGFRGEALASIAAIAHMEMKTKQDQDELGTHIVIEGSKFVSQEVAVLPKGTSFAVKNLFFNIPARRNFLKSDTVEFRHVMDEFQRVALAHPNIHFSFYHNGSEMYNLPAAGYRQRIVGIMSGKTNEKLVPVNEDTEIINVQGFVCKPEFAKKNRGEQFFFVNDRFIKSGYLHHAVMSAYDGLLKDGSQPSYFLYLQVPPNTIDINIHPTKTEIKFDDEQALYAILRASIKHSLGQFNVAPVLDFDRDSNLDTPYHYKDVEAEVPTIQVDGTFNPFTDDKTNQHYSKASSGSSYSSGSGSSSFPSSGSSYSGSSYSGYSKRVEPTASWESLYVGLDTENPETIESSPFTFENEEVTSSLFNDDEVEQATQKTYQIHKKYIVSPIKSGMVIVDQQRAHQRILYEQFLLNMTVNQASSQQLLFPLDLFYSASEMELIEELKPSLETTGFVFDETKSDHIVISGIPVNITESEVSLVIEQLLSDLQDGIPANSYSQNDTIAKSMAKSLAVKTGSYLTEKEQDNLVNGLFACKDPNISPFQKPTFITMRVEDIDKKFAL, from the coding sequence GTAGGAATGACAGTTACAGATGCGCGTTTGTGTTTTGCGCGTCATGCAACTTCAAAAATACGCCAGGCCGAAGATTTGTTTTCGCTTGGAACAAAAGGTTTTCGTGGAGAAGCTTTGGCTTCTATCGCTGCGATTGCACACATGGAAATGAAAACCAAACAAGATCAAGATGAACTTGGAACTCACATTGTAATCGAAGGAAGTAAATTTGTTTCGCAAGAAGTGGCAGTTCTACCAAAAGGAACTTCATTTGCGGTTAAAAACCTATTTTTTAATATTCCGGCTCGTCGTAATTTTTTAAAATCAGATACAGTTGAGTTTCGTCATGTAATGGATGAGTTTCAACGTGTGGCTTTAGCGCATCCAAATATTCATTTTAGTTTTTACCACAATGGAAGCGAGATGTACAATCTTCCTGCTGCAGGATATCGCCAGCGAATTGTAGGTATAATGTCTGGTAAAACCAACGAAAAACTGGTTCCAGTAAATGAAGATACCGAAATTATAAATGTGCAGGGTTTTGTTTGTAAACCCGAATTTGCTAAGAAAAATAGAGGAGAACAGTTCTTTTTTGTAAATGATCGTTTTATTAAAAGCGGTTATCTGCATCATGCAGTAATGTCTGCTTATGACGGATTGTTGAAAGATGGTTCGCAGCCAAGTTATTTCTTGTATCTGCAAGTACCGCCAAATACAATTGATATTAATATTCATCCCACTAAAACCGAAATTAAGTTTGACGACGAACAGGCATTGTATGCTATTTTAAGAGCTTCGATCAAGCATAGTTTAGGACAGTTTAATGTTGCACCAGTTCTAGATTTTGACAGGGATTCCAATTTAGATACGCCATATCATTACAAAGATGTTGAGGCAGAAGTGCCGACTATTCAAGTTGATGGAACTTTTAATCCGTTCACAGATGATAAAACCAATCAGCATTATAGCAAAGCAAGCTCAGGATCTAGTTACAGTTCAGGCTCTGGTTCATCTTCGTTTCCGTCTTCAGGTTCTTCTTATTCAGGATCTTCCTACTCGGGTTATTCTAAAAGAGTAGAACCAACTGCAAGCTGGGAAAGTCTATATGTTGGTTTAGATACAGAAAATCCTGAAACCATAGAAAGTTCGCCTTTTACATTTGAGAACGAAGAAGTAACCTCTTCTTTATTTAATGATGATGAGGTAGAGCAGGCAACTCAAAAAACATATCAAATTCATAAAAAATACATTGTTTCGCCAATTAAATCAGGAATGGTAATTGTTGATCAACAGCGCGCGCATCAGCGTATTTTATATGAACAATTTTTGTTGAATATGACAGTAAATCAAGCATCAAGCCAGCAATTGCTTTTTCCGCTCGATTTGTTTTATTCAGCCTCTGAAATGGAATTAATAGAAGAATTAAAACCTTCATTAGAAACAACAGGATTTGTTTTCGATGAGACAAAATCAGATCATATCGTAATTTCTGGAATTCCAGTAAATATTACCGAAAGCGAAGTTTCGCTTGTAATCGAGCAATTATTGAGCGATTTACAAGACGGAATTCCAGCAAATAGTTACAGTCAAAATGATACAATTGCCAAATCAATGGCAAAAAGTTTAGCGGTTAAAACTGGATCATATTTAACCGAAAAAGAACAAGATAATTTAGTAAATGGTTTGTTTGCTTGTAAAGATCCAAATATTTCACCTTTTCAAAAACCAACTTTCATCACCATGCGTGTTGAAGATATAGATAAAAAGTTTGCATTATGA